In a genomic window of Caloenas nicobarica isolate bCalNic1 chromosome 1, bCalNic1.hap1, whole genome shotgun sequence:
- the SHISA8 gene encoding protein shisa-8, with amino-acid sequence MAPRSRGRMEPSYVVGICCLVLLEPGRVWSGDSSTGGAGESGNASQAPSVETTAPAPTGAAPAGGDRCRGYYDVMGQWDPPFNCNAGIYQYCCGTCGYRFCCQFKPGRLDQSGCSNYDTPNWVNTGQPPARVDETPEDPTRDKTNMIVYIICGVVAIMVLVGIFTKLGLEKAQGPQTEMTVSRTLTDLLKEPGHGPSEHMDGLMGGVRVPLGEGLTRGPPRNGTDKPPLNNAVAIAPPLGRPHGHGKRLPLGSSLGLPAPAYAAYATLKAGESAPEDFYRRFGGPETPPTSALPFLPSEAPALPEGCPKAKGAKVPASPAFPGGWEGGPPHGPRRPGLAPLHLEGPPEPFGPAAPLYSQPPRHLTTNSKTEVTV; translated from the exons ATGGCTCCCCGAAGCCGCGGGCGGATGGAGCCGAGCTACGTCGTAGGGATCTGCTGCCTGGTGTTGCTGGAGCCGGGCCGGGTGTGGAGCGGCGACAGCAGCACCGGGGGGGCCGGCGAGAGCGGGAACGCCAGCCAAGCACCGTCGGTGGAGACCACGGCCCCCGCGCCCACCGGGGCAGCACCAGCTGGCGGGGACCGCTGCCGCGGTTACTACGATGTGATGGGGCAGTGGGACCCACCGTTCAACTGTAACGCCGGCATCTACCAGTACTGCTGCGGGACCTGCGGGTACCGCTTCTGCTGCCAGTTCAAGCCCGGGCGGCTGGACCAGAGCGGCTGCTCCAACTATGACACCCCTAACTGGGTTAACACAGGCCAGCCACCCGCCCGGGTGGACGAGACCCCCGAGGACCCCACTCGTGACAAGACCAACATGATCGTCTACATCATCTGCGGCGTGGTGGCCATCATGGTGCTGGTGGGCATCTTCACCAAGCTGGGCCTGGAGAAGGCACAAGGTCCTCAGACAGAGATGACCGTCTCCAG GACGCTGACGGACCTGCTGAAAGAGCCAGGCCATGGCCCCTCCGAGCACATGGACGGCCTCATGGGGGGCGTGCGGGTCCCGCTGGGTGAGGGGCTGACCCGGGGGCCCCCCAGGAATGGCACAG ACAAGCCGCCTTTGAACAACGCGGTGGCCATTGCCCCCCCGCTGGGGCGGCCCCACGGCCATGGCAAGCGCCTACCgctgggcagcagcctgggcctgccagcccctgcctACGCTGCCTACGCCACCCTCAAGGCTGGAG agaGCGCCCCTGAGGACTTCTACAGGCGATTCGGGGGGCCAGAGACGCCCCCCACCAgtgccctgcccttcctgccCTCCGAGGCGCCGGCCCTGCCCGAGGGCTGCCCCAAGGCCAAGGGCGCCAAGGTGCCAGCCAGCCCAGCCTTCCcagggggctgggaggggggcCCCCCACACGGCCCCCGCCGGCCTGGCCTGGCTCCTCTGCACCTGGAGGGGCCGCCAGAGCCCTTTGGCCCTGCCGCCCCACTGTACAGCCAGCCCCCCCGGCACCTCACCACCAACAGCAAGACTGAGGTCACCGTCTGA